One Primulina huaijiensis isolate GDHJ02 chromosome 5, ASM1229523v2, whole genome shotgun sequence DNA segment encodes these proteins:
- the LOC140976775 gene encoding uncharacterized protein isoform X1, producing the protein MAEQSGSSGPKSVPVIVQSEGAFNAGIILTETNYDVWSQLMEMHIAEREKLSYLIGETTPPTISEKGYEKWYAENQKVKRWLLMSMSPDIMKRYLRIPTAREIWSTLSKVFYDGSDEMQVFSLHQKAFSAKQGDTPLSLFYGQLVEIFQELDHRDKVIMKDPDDVKAYKQSIERLRVHIFLAGLDKIFDPIRREILRQEPLSSLEECYSLVRREALRFATLNDDDEKLEATAMITRNQFKQPSNVRPKSTYPKSFKRSSKSTSSCSHCNQTGHSESNCFEIIGYPDWWDPTRHKNSKRPSTAAIAQHTKDDATPTTSALVTTANTDDSTNDWLWC; encoded by the exons atggCAGAGCAAAGTGGGTCTTCTGGACCCAAATCTGTACCTGTTATTGTTCAATCAGAGGGTGCCTTCAATGCAGGAATTATTCTTACAGAAACAAACTATGATGTATGGTCTCAATTGATGGAGATGCATATTGCTGAACGAGAAAAACTCTCATATCTCATCGGAGAAACAACTCCACCTACAATATCAGAGAAGGGATATGAAAAATGGTATGCAGAAAATCAGAAGGTTAAACGATGGCTTCTGATGTCCATGTCTCCAGACATTATGAAACGATATTTACGTATACCTACTGCACGTGAAATCTGGAGTACACTTTCCAAAGTATTTTATGATGGTAGCGATGAGATGCAAGTTTTTTCTTTGCACCAAAAGGCATTTTCAGCCAAGCAAGGTGACACACCTCTCTCCTTATTTTATGGACAGCTAGTAGAAATATTTCAGGAACTTGACCATCGTGATAAAGTAATCATGAAAGATCCTGATGATGTTAAAGCATACAAGCAATCCATCGAACGATTAAGGGTTCATATATTTCTAGCGGGCttggataaaatttttgatCCAATCcgtcgagaaattttacgtcagGAACCTCTCTCAAGCTTAGAAGAATGTTACTCCTTGGTTCGTCGTGAAGCCTTGCGCTTTGCTACCTTGAATGACGATGATGAGAAACTTGAAGCCACCGCTATGATAACAAGAAATCAGTTCAAACAACCATCAAACGTGCGGCCAAAATCCACCTATCCTAAGAGCTTCAAAAGGTCAAGCAAATCCACATCAAGTTGCTCTCATTGCAACCAAACGGGACATTCAGAAAGTAATTGCTTTGAAATTATTGGATATCCAGATTGGTGGGACCCCACTCGCCATAAGAACTCTAAACGGCCATCTACTGCAGCGATTGCTCAACATACGAAAGATGATGCCACTCCAACAACATCTGCATTGGTAACAACTGCGAACACAGATG ACTCGACAAACGATTGGTTGTGGTGTTAA
- the LOC140976775 gene encoding uncharacterized protein isoform X2, translated as MAEQSGSSGPKSVPVIVQSEGAFNAGIILTETNYDVWSQLMEMHIAEREKLSYLIGETTPPTISEKGYEKWYAENQKVKRWLLMSMSPDIMKRYLRIPTAREIWSTLSKVFYDGSDEMQVFSLHQKAFSAKQGDTPLSLFYGQLVEIFQELDHRDKVIMKDPDDVKAYKQSIERLRVHIFLAGLDKIFDPIRREILRQEPLSSLEECYSLVRREALRFATLNDDDEKLEATAMITRNQFKQPSNVRPKSTYPKSFKRSSKSTSSCSHCNQTGHSESNCFEIIGYPDWWDPTRHKNSKRPSTAAIAQHTKDDATPTTSALVTTANTDGGVS; from the coding sequence atggCAGAGCAAAGTGGGTCTTCTGGACCCAAATCTGTACCTGTTATTGTTCAATCAGAGGGTGCCTTCAATGCAGGAATTATTCTTACAGAAACAAACTATGATGTATGGTCTCAATTGATGGAGATGCATATTGCTGAACGAGAAAAACTCTCATATCTCATCGGAGAAACAACTCCACCTACAATATCAGAGAAGGGATATGAAAAATGGTATGCAGAAAATCAGAAGGTTAAACGATGGCTTCTGATGTCCATGTCTCCAGACATTATGAAACGATATTTACGTATACCTACTGCACGTGAAATCTGGAGTACACTTTCCAAAGTATTTTATGATGGTAGCGATGAGATGCAAGTTTTTTCTTTGCACCAAAAGGCATTTTCAGCCAAGCAAGGTGACACACCTCTCTCCTTATTTTATGGACAGCTAGTAGAAATATTTCAGGAACTTGACCATCGTGATAAAGTAATCATGAAAGATCCTGATGATGTTAAAGCATACAAGCAATCCATCGAACGATTAAGGGTTCATATATTTCTAGCGGGCttggataaaatttttgatCCAATCcgtcgagaaattttacgtcagGAACCTCTCTCAAGCTTAGAAGAATGTTACTCCTTGGTTCGTCGTGAAGCCTTGCGCTTTGCTACCTTGAATGACGATGATGAGAAACTTGAAGCCACCGCTATGATAACAAGAAATCAGTTCAAACAACCATCAAACGTGCGGCCAAAATCCACCTATCCTAAGAGCTTCAAAAGGTCAAGCAAATCCACATCAAGTTGCTCTCATTGCAACCAAACGGGACATTCAGAAAGTAATTGCTTTGAAATTATTGGATATCCAGATTGGTGGGACCCCACTCGCCATAAGAACTCTAAACGGCCATCTACTGCAGCGATTGCTCAACATACGAAAGATGATGCCACTCCAACAACATCTGCATTGGTAACAACTGCGAACACAGATG